A region from the Polaribacter sp. Hel1_33_78 genome encodes:
- a CDS encoding methyltransferase domain-containing protein translates to MDFFINTKYRTDKEELMDDFSIGGDLLRDTLDKLENINRWLGGNLVTLNSLKKILKNHPKEQELKIVDIGCGHGDILRDVAKFGRKNGYNMKLLGIDANPTAIEYADELSTEFHELSFTTEDIFSMEFKKRKFDVVLATLFLHHFKEEELVSFLGNTLKQTKIGIVVNDLHRHKLAYYLFMILSLFIKNKMIIEDGLTSVLRGFKRKDLVKISEQLSIKPQISWKWAFRYQWTLIRTKF, encoded by the coding sequence ATGGATTTCTTTATAAATACAAAATACAGAACAGACAAAGAGGAGTTAATGGATGATTTTTCTATCGGTGGAGATTTGTTAAGAGATACATTAGATAAATTAGAAAATATAAACCGTTGGTTAGGCGGTAATCTAGTAACCTTAAATTCATTGAAGAAAATTTTAAAAAACCATCCAAAAGAACAGGAGTTAAAGATTGTAGATATTGGTTGTGGTCATGGAGATATTTTGCGAGACGTAGCTAAGTTTGGCAGAAAAAATGGTTACAATATGAAGTTGTTAGGAATCGATGCAAACCCAACTGCGATAGAATATGCAGATGAATTATCGACCGAATTTCATGAATTAAGCTTTACAACCGAAGATATTTTTTCTATGGAATTTAAAAAAAGGAAATTTGATGTTGTTTTAGCAACACTATTTCTTCATCATTTTAAAGAAGAGGAGCTGGTTTCTTTTTTGGGAAACACATTAAAACAAACGAAAATAGGAATTGTAGTTAACGATTTACACAGACATAAATTAGCATATTATTTATTTATGATATTATCCCTTTTTATTAAAAATAAAATGATTATTGAAGATGGTTTAACTTCTGTTTTAAGAGGATTTAAGCGAAAAGATTTGGTTAAAATTTCTGAACAATTAAGTATAAAACCACAAATTTCATGGAAATGGGCTTTCCGTTATCAGTGGACACTAATAAGAACAAAGTTTTGA